AAGATGATGTGATGATTGGCGCCGGCAGTTTGGTGCCGCCAGGAAAAACCCTCGAAAGCGGTTATCTCTATTTAGGCAGTCCGGTTAAACAGATACGCGAGCTGACGTCAGAGGAACTTGCAGGGCTGACATACTCTTCGAATAACTATGTGACCTGGAAAGATCTCTACCGTTCACAGGAACAATAAAGAATAGCGTTGCCTGAACAGTAAAATGCACACTGTTCAGGCATTACTGGTTAAGCCAGCAAGTCTTTCTTTAACTGCTCCAGCACAGGCTCTATCTCTGGCATAACACCATGCCACATATAGAAAGCATGGGCAGCTTGCCCCACCAGCATTCCCAACCCGTCGGCATAAGCCGTTACCCCGTTATTTTTGGCCCAGGTGAGAAAAGGCGTTAAACCTGCCTGATAATACATATCGTAGACACGGGTCTGCGCGGTCAGCACTTTTTCTGGGATCGCAGGGATCTCACCTTTAATACCCGAAGCCGTGGCGTTAATGATCAGATCGAAAGACTCATCAGCCAGATCGGCTAATGCGATAGCCCGGATATCCCCTTTTTCTTCGAAGATATGGCTCAGATGTTGTGCGCGTTCAAACGTCCGGTTGGTGACAACCACTGAACAGCCATGAGACAGCAAAGGAAGTATCACCCCTCTCGCCGCGCCGCCGGCACCGATCAATAAAACCCGATCACTTTGCTTCAAAAGCGCCAGCCGCTCTAGATCACTCAGCATGCCAATGCCATCAGTGTTGTCCCCGAGTAACCGGCCGTCTTTGAGCTTTTTCAGGGTGTTCACGGCACCGGACATCGCAGCACGGTCAGTCAGTTCATCAGATTCTGCAAAAGCGCGCTCTTTGAAAGGCACGGTGATATTTGCCCCACGGGCTCCGTCGTCGAAAAAGGTTCGCAGCGTTTCTTCAAACTCTTCATGCGGAGCAAGCACAGTGCCGTAGGTGTGATCGATTCCGGTCTGGCTGGCAAACAATGCATGAATACGAGGGGATTTACTGTGGCCGATAGGATTTCCAAATACCGCGAAAGATGGCATCACTTTTTCCTTTAACCTTGACGGATCAGGTTGCCGGTAAGGGCATCCCGGATTTCTGAGGGATTTTCTCTTCCGCCGACATCGCCATCAATTACAGGGAAATTATCCCCAAACTGGAGCCGGACTTCTGCGGGCAAACGGCATGGCGGCTCGCCATTGAGATTCGCACTGGTAGATACCAGCGGCTTACCAAATTTTTGGCACAGCTCTTTGACCAGAGGATGATCAGTGACCCGTACCGCCAGCGACGTAAAGCGTCCGGTTAACCATTCAGGCGTTGACGGTTTCGCAGGCATGACCCACGTTACCGGGCCCGGCCAAAATGAGCAGATATGCGCAAGCTGTTGTTCAGTGAGCGATGAGTCATCTATATAAGGGAGAAGCTGCTGATAATTATCAGCAATCAAAATAAGACCTTTATCTTTTGGCCGCTTTTTTAGCGCCAGAAGCGCATCGACAGCCTGTTCGCTATCCGGATCACATCCGAGACCAAAGACGGCCTCAGTCGGATAAGCAACGACTTGTTGCTCACGCAGCGCATCAAGCACGAGGGTAAATGAGTTTTCTAAGCTTTTATTCATCTTGTTCGTTATCTTTAATTTCTACGGCCTTACCGCACAATTTACTGGCACAAAATAGCTTAATACCCTGCGCCGTTTTCTTTTCCATCAATAAAGGGTAATGGCAATGGACGCATTCCCCCGCCACCGGCTTGTTATTAATGGCAAACTGACAATCCGGGTAACGATCACAGGCATGAAACACTTTGCCAAAGCGTGATTTTCGCTGCAACAAATGCCCTTTACCACATTGCGGGCAATCCAGGCTGGTTTCTTCCGGTTTATCTATCACTTCAATGTGGTCACATTCCGGATACTGACTACAACCAATAAACATGCCGTAACGCCCCTGACGCAGCACTAAGGTCGACTCACATTTAGGGCATAATTGTCCATCCAGGACTTTCACAATATGGCCATCAGCCTGAGATTTCAGAGGACGAATATACTGGCATTGTGGATAGGATGAACAACTCAGAAAGGGGCCGTGGCGACCACTACGGATCACCAGATCGGCCCCGCATTCCGGACAGGATTCATTTTGCTTCTCAGCAAAAAGTGCTGCTTTTGTCATATCTTACTTTTTACCTGTTATCTCTTAATGCAGATAACCTTCATTAACCTCAAACAACAGCTCTTCCATTTGCTGATATGCACTTTCATATCCGGGAATATTAAAGAGAACCATCAGCACGACCCACTTCAGATCCTCAAGATCGAATTCTTCAGTGTCCAGAGCCATAACACGATCGATAACCATCTCTCTGGTATCGAAGTTCAGTACTTTGATCTGTTCCAGGAACAATAAAAAGCCACGACAACTGCTATCTAACCGACTTGTTTCCTCATCGGTATAAATACGTAATGCTGAAGGATCGGAATCCAGCATATAAGATGGGGTTCCACCCTCTTGCATATCCGCAAGTTTTTCAAGCCAACTCAACGCATTGTGAATATCGGCCCGGTGGAAACCAGCTTCGGTCAAGTCATCCGTTAACCTATCCTCGTCAACATTCATCTCCGCTTCGTTGTGAATGTAAGTTTCAAATAAGTACATTAGTACGTCGAACATGGCTTGCCCTCTTAATTCGGACATAGCCGCCGGATACAGCTGCGATCCATCCTGCTAACTCCAGCTCGAGTAGCTTACCTACCACTTCTGGCACAGGTTGGCCGGCACGTTCGGCGACGACGTCAACAGATGTCACCTCATATTCTACGTTAGCCAACACATCAGCAAATGGCAATTCAACTTCGCTATCTTGCGCACAAATAATCGTCTGTGGAGCAACGGAACTCTTGTTTGCAGGCTTTTTAAAAGATTCTGAAGCACGAATATCAGGAAACCAGGTCAGCCCGCTGCCAATATGCTCGGCAATATCGTTAGGCTCCGTCACCAGATAAGCGCCCTGCTGAATAAGCCAGTGCGTGCCTTCTGATGTCACACTGCCCAATGGGCCTGGGAGGGCGAACACTTCTCTTCCCTGCTCCAGTGCGTAACGGGCAGTGATAAGGGAACCACTGCGTAATGTTGCCTCGATGACCAGCACGCCAGCGCTTAATCCGCTAATTATCCTGTTACGTCGGGGAAAATGTGCAGCGAGCGGCGGAGCCGTCACTAAATGCTCTGACACCAGAGCCCCTCCAGCTTCAAGAATGTGCTGAGCTAGCGTTGAATGCCGGGGCGGATAACGTTTTAACAATCCGCTTCCCAGAACAGCAATCGTTTTCCCCTGCGCCGCAAGCGTTGCACGATGACTAATTCCGTCGATCCCCATAGCCAGACCGCTCGTCACAGTAAAACCGCTACTTACCAGCCCGCTGGCAAAGACCTGCGCGTATTGTTCGCCGTAATGAGTAAATTCACGACTCCCGACCATCGCGATTTGAGGCGAGGACAGTAAATCAGGATCCCCTTCCACAAACAGAATCAATGGAGGAGAAGATATTTGGGCCAACAAAGCCGAATACAAAGCGCTGCCAAAAGTAATCAGATGGTGATGATCGCCTTCCAGCCATCTCAGTGATTCTGCAACCCATTGCGCATTACAATGTCGAAACTCCGAGAGTTGTCCCTCTGAAAGACCGCAACTTACTAATGCAGAGGGGGAATAAATTCCGCTGTTAAATAATGACTGGATAATCCCTTCGGCCAGACCCGCATCAAGGCGTTTAACTCTCGACAAACGTACCCACACTTCCTGTAGTGTCATTATGCTTTCCTTGCTTAATGCCTTTCAGCGACTGATTCAATTGGCAGAGGATGCTGTCAATCGCAGCGGGAAATGTCTAGAATAGAGTCTATATATCTTCAATCATTTGAATAAAGATCCAGAAAAATATGTCCGTATTACAGATATTACATTTCCCAGACGAGCGGCTTCGCATTACTGCAAAACCGGTCAAAGAAGTTAACGCCGAAATTCAGCAGATCGTGGATGATATGTTTGAAACCATGTATGCAGAAGAAGGCATCGGCCTGGCTGCGACTCAGGTAGACATTCATCAACGCATCATCGTGATTGATGTCTCTGAAAACCGCGACGAACGTTTGGTTCTCATCAACCCTGAACTGCTGGAAAAAAGCGGCGAAACAGGGATTGAAGAAGGCTGCCTGTCGATCCCTGATCAACGGGCTCTCGTGCCGCGTGCAGAGAAAGTCAAAGTACGTGCGCTTGATCGCGACGGTAAAACCTTTGAGCTAGAAGCTGATGACTTGCTGGCGATCTGTATCCAGCATGAAATGGATCATCTGGTGGGTAAATTATTTGTGGATTATTTGTCCCCATTGAAACGTCAGCGTATCCGCCAGAAGATGGAAAAAATGGCCAAGCTGAACGCACGGGCTGACTAATATTCGTGTAACACAGGACACTGCTTTGCGAATCATATTTGCCGGTACTCCCGACTTTGCAGCGCGTCATCTTGACGCGCTTTTATCATCAGAACATCAGGTGGTAGGCGTTTTTACTCAGCCTGATCGCCCCGCCGGCCGCGGTAATAAACTGACCGCAAGTCCGGTGAAGATTCTGGCTCAAACTCACGACATCCCTGTTTTTCAGCCAAAATCTCTGCGTCCTGAAGAAAATCAGTCTCTGGTTTCAGCGCTCGGGGCTGACATTATGGTAGTCGTAGCTTATGGTTTAATCCTGCCAAAAGCCGTGCTCGATATGCCAAAATTGGGCTGTATTAACGTTCATGGTTCTCTTCTGCCCCGCTGGCGTGGCGCGGCCCCTATTCAACGTTCATTGTGGGCTGGGGATGCTAAAACGGGTGTCACCATCATGCAGATGGATGTCGGCCTTGATACCGGCGATATGCTGCACAAAGTAGAATGTGACATCCTGCCGGAAGATACCAGCGCATCGCTTTACAACAAGCTGGCTGAGCTGGGTCCGCAGGGTATGCTTGAAACATTACAGCAGCTGGCGAACGGCACAGCAAAACCTGAAGTTCAAAGCGAAGAGCACGTAACCTACGCTGAGAAACTCTGCAAGGAAGAAGCCCGCTTAGACTGGAATCTGTCGGCCGAACAACTTGAACGCTGTATTCGTGCATTTAACCCATGGCCCGTCAGCTTCTTTATGATTGATGATCAGCCCGTGAAAGTCTGGCAGGCTGAATGTCTGGCAACGCAACACGATAAATTGCCGGGAACTATCATCTCTGCTGACAAAAAAGGGATTCTGGTCGCGACATCTGACGGCGTTCTGAATATCACCCAGCTACAACCTTCGGGTAAAAAGGCGATGTCCGCACAGGACTTGCTTAACTCTCGTCGTGAATGGTTTATCGAAGGCACACTTTTAGCCTGACCTTTACGACTACGCCCGATATCTCGTCGGGCCATATCTCTCTGATAATGCTGGCTTCGGTCAGCTTTTTTGACTATGAAAACAGCCTATAATCTCCGTAGTATTGCAGCTCAAGCCATTAGCCAGGTGTTGGACAAAGGTCTGTCTCTTTCGACCGTTCTGCCTGGCTTGCAAAAAAATGTCTCAGATAAAGATCGTGGGTTACTTCAGGAACTCTGCTTCGGTACCTTGCGGGTTCTTCCTCAGCTGGAATGGTGTTTGCAGCAACTGATGGCAAAACCGCTCACCGGCAAGCAGAGAACTTTGCATTATTTACTGATGGTTGGCCTCTACCAGCTGATGCATACCCGTATTCCGGCACACGCCGTTCTTGCAGAAACCGTCGAAGGTGCCGTTGCCCTGAAACGCCCTCAGTTGAAAGGTCTTATCAACGGGGTTCTGCGTCAGTTCCAGCGTCAACAGGAAGAATTGTTGCAACGCATGGCGAACAATGACAGTCGCTATCTTCACCCAAGCTGGTTGCTGAACCGCCTCAAAAAAGCGTATCCAGAGCAATGGGAAAGTATTGTAGAAGCAAACAACCAAAGACCGCCTATGTGGCTGCGCGTAAACCGCATGCATCACACCCGCGATGAGTATCTGCAATTACTTAACGACGCCCAGATTGAGGCCGTTGCACATACTGAATACCGTGATGCATTGCGATTAGTCACGCCTTGTCAGGTCAATCTCCTTCCGGGATTTGCGGAAGGTTGGGTCACCGTTCAGGATGCATCGGCACAAGGAAGCGTTGATCTGCTGGATCCACAGAATGGCGAGATGATCCTCGATTTGTGCTGTGCGCCGGGGGGAAAGACCACGCACATTTTGGAAGCTGCACCAAAAGCTCATGTTCTGGCAGTTGATGTGGACGAGCAGCGTTTGAAGCGTGTGCATGAAAACTTGCAACGTTTGAAACTAAGTGCCGAAGTCAAACAGGGTGATGGCCGCGAGCCGCAGGTTTGGGCGGGTGATCGTATATTTGACCGTATTTTGCTTGATGCGCCTTGTTCAGCAACCGGCGTAATCCGCCGACATCCCGACATTAAATGGCTACGCAGAGACAGCGATATCGCTGAACTCGCGGGTCTTCAAAAAGAAATCCTTGAAGCTGTATGGCCAAGACTGAAAAGTAAGGGCGTATTAGTCTATGCCACCTGCTCAGTATTACCGGATGAAAATTCTCAGCAAGTGGCCGCATTCCTGCAATCACATCCGGATGCGACATTGGTCGAAACTGGCACGCTGGAAAATCCCGGACGACAAAATCTTCCTCATGCTGAAGATGGCGACGGTTTCTATTACGCTAAACTTATTAAAAGTTAATCATTTCCTGTCAGCAGCATTGATGCTGGCTGACAGTGTTGAGGCAAAGCAGAGAGTCATATGAAAATAATAATTCTCGGTGCCGGGCAGGTTGGCGGAACACTCGCCGAAAACCTGGTGGGTGAAAACAATGATATTACCGTTGTCGACACCAATACCGTCCGGTTACGCCAACTGCAAGATAAATTCGATCTTCGGGTTGTACAGGGACATGGCTCCCATCCGCGTGTATTGCGTGAGGCCGGCGCTGAAGACGCGGATATGCTGGTCGCTGTGACCAATTCTGACGAAACCAATATGATTGCTTGCCAGATAGCCTACTCGCTGTTTAACACGCCTAATCGTATAGCGCGTATTCGCTCAACGGAATACATCCGCGAATCTGAAAAGCTGTTCTTGCCTGAAGCCGTTCCAATTGATCATCTGATCTCGCCAGAGCAATTAGTCACAGACTATATCTACAAACTTATCGAGTATCCTGGTGCACTTCAGGTTGTCAATTTTGCTGAAGGAAAGGTCAGTATCGCCGCTGTGAAAGCCTACTACGGCGGACCACTGGTCGGTAACGCGCTTTCTTCTATGCGTGAACATATGCCGCATATTGAAACGCGAGTGGCCGCAATATTCCGTCAGGATCGTCCGATCCGTCCTCAAGGTTCGACCATCATTGAAGCAGGTGATGAAGTCTTCTTTGTGGCGGCATCGCAGCATATCCGTGCCGTCATGAGTGAACTCCAGAGACTGGAAAAACCTTATAAGCGGATTATGATCGTTGGCGGTGGCAATGTCGGCGCGGGTTTGGCGCAACGCCTTGAGAAAAATTACAGCGTAAAACTTATCGAACGCGATCAGCAGCGCGCCGCCGAGCTCGCCGAGCTTTTGCAAGACACTATCGTCTTCTATGGGGACGCTTCAGATCAGGAACTTCTGGCCGAAGAGCATATTGAGCAGGTTGATGTTTTCATTGCCATTACCAATGATGATGAAGCTAACATCATGTCTGCCATGCTGGCCAAGCGAATGGGTGCGAAGAAAGCGATGGTCCTTATCCAACGCAGCGCTTACGTGGATTTGGTTCAGGGCAGCGTAATCGATATTGCGATTTCACCGCAGCAGGCCACAATTTCCGCATTACTGGGGCATGTCAGAAAAGCTGATATTGTCAGCGTTTCTTCGCTGCGCCGCGGTGTTGCTGAAGCCATCGAGGCAATTGCACATGGTGATGAAACCACCTCAAAAGTAGTTGGCCGTACGGTCGAACAAATCAAACTTCCGCCAGGTACAACCATTGGTGCGATTGTTCGCGGGAACGATGTGATCATTGCTAACGGTACCAGCAGGATCCAACAAGGTGATCACGTTGTTATGTTCATCACCGATAAGAAATTTGTCAGAGACGTTGAGCGGTTGTTCCAGCCGAGTCCATTCTTCTTATAATTGGATGAAGAGGCTTATAGGAATTCCCGCTAATTAGTATTCTGGTAAGAACTTTTGTAGCGAAGACTCTACAAATGGTCTTTACTTGTTTTGACATATTTGATGAATTTGCCAAGGAGTATTTTATGAGTTTTATGAAAGAGTTTCGTGAGTTTGCCATGCGTGGCAACGTGGTTGACCTTGCTGTGGGTGTCATCATCGGTGCAGCATTTGGCAAAATAGTGTCATCATTTGTCGCCGATATTATTATGCCACCACTGGGATTATTGATTGGCGGGGTAGATTTTAAACAATTTGCTTTTGTTCTAAGAGATGCTCAGGGCGCTACGCCAGCCGTTGTTATGCACTACGGCGTGTTTATTCAGAACGTTTTTGATTTCATCATCGTTGCTCTGGCGATATTTATGGCGATCACTCTGATGAACAAGATGCGTCGTAAGCAAGAAGATGCTCCTGCAGCTCCGCCAAAACCAACGGCAGAAGAAACATTACTGGCGGAAATTCGTGATTTGCTGAAAGAACAACAGACGCCAAAACTCTAAAAGTAAAAGTCAGGCAGTTAAACTCTGACTGATTTTAGAAGGGCAGTGTTGAATATTCGACTGAACACTCAACACTGCCCTCCAGATAACTCCCCTTCCCATTCTTCTCTTTACGACGATAACTTCCTTTCCCTTTCTGATTCTTCTCAATACGCTGTTTGAAAAGTGGATCATGGAGAAGAGCCTGCAACGCATTATCCTGAATAATACCTTTTTGATGCTTATACTGAGTCATAGATCCTCGATATGTGAAATACATTTTGGACAAAATCCGTACACATCATACTGCGAAAATTTTCTGCCCGAAAGTGGTATATAAAACGACTAAACCATTTAGCTAACTTTTCCCGCACCATCCTCTAAAGCTTCTAAAATAGAGCAAGTTACGCTGGTATGCGCCGTACCGCAGCAGGCAGCACTCAGTCTTTGTAACGACTCGCGCATCTGAGTCAATTCCTGTAACTTGAACTCAACCTCAGCAAGTCGTTCGTCCACAATTGCTTTAGATTCCTGACACGTGTGGTGCAAAGGATCGATGCGAATTGATAGCAGCTCCTTGATGGCGTCCAGCGTAAATCCTGTCGATTTAGCGTAACGGATAAAGCGAAGCCGCTGCAGATCATTATCATCATATTGGCGATAACCCGAAGGATTGCGGGTGCCAGGGCTCATCATCCCTTGCTTCTCATAGTAGCGGACAGTGTCAGCGGAAACATTTGCCAATCCGGCCAGCTCACCAATTTTGTACATACTATTTCCTCCTGAATTTATCATGCAGTGCATCTTTATAATGCCCCTGCAAAAAACCAGTATTCATACCCGCCTGCTGCAACCGCAGTTGAAGAACTCTGAGTCGTTTTTCAGAAACGGCAAATTGTGGGTCATCATTGTCCAGCGTCTGTAATAAATGCTCCAACTCGACAGCTTCCTTTCTGTCCTGAAGCGCTGGTGGCAAATAGCCTGCATTTTTTAAGATGCGAAATGCGACTCTTAGGTCTTCGGGTACAGCGCTATCATCATCCAGACTTAATGGCTGCCCGTTGCCTGGCAGATTATCAAAGTCCCCCTTTTCCTGAGCATCTTTGATGTGTTTCTCTACCCACTGGTCGACAAGGAGCATGAATTTACCTTTAGAAAATGGAAAGGATCATCATAGATCATACTTGCAGCTTAACGCGAACGGGGTGGGAATTCAGGTTCAATTCTGCCGGCAGTGAAGAAGATGGGTAGTTCAGATTTTAGATGTAAAAAAACCGGGCATAAGCCCGGTTTTTTCATGCATCTACAGATTATTCAGCAGTTGCTACTTCTGCTTTTGACTCTGCACGATCAACGAGCTCGATGTATGCCATCGGCGCATTGTCGCCTGCACGGAAGCCACACTTAAGAATACGAGTGTAACCACCGGCACGGCTCGCGAAACGCGGGCCCAGTTCATTAAACAGTTTTGCCACGATCTCGTTATCACGAGTACGGGCGAATGCCAGACGACGATTTGCAACGTTGTCGGTCTTGGCAAGAGTAATCAGCGGCTCAACAACGCGACGCAGCTCTTTCGCTTTCGGCAGGGTCGTCTTGATGATCTCATGACGAACCAAAGAGCCGGCCATGTTACGGAACATAGCCTGTCGGTGGCTGCTGTTACGGTTCAGTTGACGACCACTCTTACGATGGCGCATGACCTTATCCTTCTCAGTAAAACCTTAACCTGTGATCCGGTTACTCGTCAGCAATACTTGCTGGTGGCCAGTTTTCCAGGCGCATGCCCAGAGACAAACCACGGGACGCAAGTACGTCTTTGATCTCAGTAAGAGATTTTTTACCCAGGTTAGGTGTTTTAAGTAACTCAACCTCGGTACGCTGTACCAGATCACCGATGTAGTGGATTGCTTCTGCCTTAAGGCAGTTAGCAGAGCGGACAGTCAATTCCAGATCGTCAACAGGGCGCAGCAGGATTGGATCGAATTCCGGCTTCTCTTCTTTGACTTCCGGTTGACGTACATCACGTAAATCAACGAAAGCTTCAAGTTGTTCAGCAAGAATGGTTGCCGCACGACGGATCGCCTCTTCAGGATCGATCGTACCGTTGGTTTCCATTTCGATAACCAGCTTGTCCAAATCAGTACGCTGTTCTACACGCGCTGCTTCAACATTGTAGGCAATTCGCTCTACAGGGCTGTAGCATGCGTCTACTAACAGACGACCAATTGGGCGCTCATCTTCTTCCGAATGAATTCGGGCAGACGCCGGCACATAACCACGACCGCGCTGAACTTTGATACGCATGCTGATAGCAGCGTTCTCATCGGTCAGGTGGCAGATGACGTGTTGCGGCTTGACGATTTCGACATCACCATCATGGGTAATGTCGGCTGCAGTCACAGGGCCAATGCCAGACTTATTCAGGGTAAGAATAACTTCATCTTTACCTTGAACTCTCACCGCCAGCCCTTTCAGGTTGAGCAGGATCTCCAGGATATCTTCCTGTACGCCTTCTTTGGTGCTGTACTCATGCAGTACACCATCAATCTCAACCTCGGTCACCGCGCAACCCGGCATGGATGAAAGCAGAATACGGCGCAGTGCGTTGCCTAAAGTATGGCCAAAGCCACGTTCTAAAGGCTCAAGGGTCACCTTGGCGTGCGTCGAACTGACTTGCTCGATATCTACCAGGCGCGGTTTTAGAAACTCTGTCACAGAACCCTGCATTGTGTCCTCTCTTTGGTACTAAGCTTTACTTGGAGTAAAGCTCGACGATCAGGTGTTCGTTAATGTCGGAAGACAGATCAGTACGTTCAGGCATACGCTTGAACACACCTTCCATCTTAGCAGCATCAACTTCAAGCCAAGTCGGCTTTTCACGCTGTTCAGCCAACTCCAAAGCGGCCTTCACGCGAGATTGCTTTTTAGCTTTCTCACGGATGCTGACAACGTCATTCGGAGATACCTGATAAGAAGCGATGTTAACAACGCGACCGTTTACGATGATAGCTTTGTGGCTAACTAACTGGCGCGATTCCGCACGAGTAGCGCCGAAGCCCATACGATAAACGACGTTGTCCAAACGACCTTCAAGCAGTTGCAACAGGTTTTCACCGGTGTTGCCTTTCAGGCGTGCTGCTTCTTTGTAATAGTTACGGAACTGGCGCTCCAGAACACCGTAAGTACGGCGAACTTTTTGCTTTTCACGTAACTGCACACCATAGTCAGACAGACGCGGTTTACGCGCACCATGCTGACCAGGAGCTTGTTCAATTTTACACTTGGTATCGATCGCGCGAACGCCAGATTTAAGGAATAAATCTGTGCCCTCACGACGGCTAAGCTTGAGCTTAGGACCCAAATATCTTGCCATTTTCTCTCTCCAACAAACCTAAAAGCAGCGTTATACGCGACGCTTTTTCGGCGGACGACAACCGTTATGAGGGATAGGAGTCACATCAGTAATATTAGTGATGCGGAAACCAGCCGCGTTTAATGCGCGGATAGTAGACTCACGACCAGGACCAGGTCCTTTAACCATAACTTCCAGATTCTTGATACCGTATTCTTTCACTGCGTCAGCGCAGCGCTCTGCTGCAACCTGAGCTGCGAACGGAGTGGATTTACGAGAACCACGGAAACCGGAACCACCAGCTGTTGCCCAACCCAAAGCATTACCCTGACGATCGGTAATGGTAACAATGGTGTTGTTGAAAGAAGCATGGATATGAGCCACGCCGTCAGAGACTTGTTTTCTTACACGTTTACGTGTACGAACAGGTGCCTTTGCCATTTATTCAATCACCCCGATTATTTCTTGATCGGTTTACGCGGACCCTTACGGGTACGTGCGTTAGTCTTGGTACGCTGACCGCGTACTGGAAGACCACGACGATGACGCAAACCACGATAAGTCCCAAGGTCCATAAGACGCTTGATGCTCAGGGTGACTTCACGACGCAGATCACCTTCAACAATGAACTTGGCAACTTCGTCACGCAGTTTTTCGATTTGCTCTTCAGACAGCTCACTGATCTTAACATTTTCAGCAATACCGGATGCAGCACAGATAGACTGTGAGCGGGTTTTACCGATGCCGTAGATCGAAGTTAATGCGATCACGGTATGTTTCTGATCAGGAATGTTAATGCCTGCTATACGGGCCACTATGCACTCCTACTATTTATATACGGCAACACCATTCTGAAAAGCCCGTTTTCAGGATACTCAAATAGTATTGCTGCTTACATACAAAAGATTGGCTGGCTAATCTAGCCAGCTCAACCCAACTTTGCAAGAAAAATATGCGAGATAATCAGCCTTGACGCTGTTTATGCTTCGGTTCTGCACTGCAGATTACGCGAACGACACCGTTACGCTTAACAATTTTGCAGTTACGACATAATTTCTTGACGGAAGCACGAACTTTCATTTTTACTCTCCGTAACTTCGCAAACTCACCAGATTAGCGGTTATAGCCTTTCAGGTTTGCT
The Rahnella variigena genome window above contains:
- the dprA gene encoding DNA-protecting protein DprA; this encodes MTLQEVWVRLSRVKRLDAGLAEGIIQSLFNSGIYSPSALVSCGLSEGQLSEFRHCNAQWVAESLRWLEGDHHHLITFGSALYSALLAQISSPPLILFVEGDPDLLSSPQIAMVGSREFTHYGEQYAQVFASGLVSSGFTVTSGLAMGIDGISHRATLAAQGKTIAVLGSGLLKRYPPRHSTLAQHILEAGGALVSEHLVTAPPLAAHFPRRNRIISGLSAGVLVIEATLRSGSLITARYALEQGREVFALPGPLGSVTSEGTHWLIQQGAYLVTEPNDIAEHIGSGLTWFPDIRASESFKKPANKSSVAPQTIICAQDSEVELPFADVLANVEYEVTSVDVVAERAGQPVPEVVGKLLELELAGWIAAVSGGYVRIKRASHVRRTNVLI
- the def gene encoding peptide deformylase; translation: MSVLQILHFPDERLRITAKPVKEVNAEIQQIVDDMFETMYAEEGIGLAATQVDIHQRIIVIDVSENRDERLVLINPELLEKSGETGIEEGCLSIPDQRALVPRAEKVKVRALDRDGKTFELEADDLLAICIQHEMDHLVGKLFVDYLSPLKRQRIRQKMEKMAKLNARAD
- a CDS encoding DNA topoisomerase family protein, with protein sequence MTKAALFAEKQNESCPECGADLVIRSGRHGPFLSCSSYPQCQYIRPLKSQADGHIVKVLDGQLCPKCESTLVLRQGRYGMFIGCSQYPECDHIEVIDKPEETSLDCPQCGKGHLLQRKSRFGKVFHACDRYPDCQFAINNKPVAGECVHCHYPLLMEKKTAQGIKLFCASKLCGKAVEIKDNEQDE
- the fmt gene encoding methionyl-tRNA formyltransferase; this encodes MRVTQDTALRIIFAGTPDFAARHLDALLSSEHQVVGVFTQPDRPAGRGNKLTASPVKILAQTHDIPVFQPKSLRPEENQSLVSALGADIMVVVAYGLILPKAVLDMPKLGCINVHGSLLPRWRGAAPIQRSLWAGDAKTGVTIMQMDVGLDTGDMLHKVECDILPEDTSASLYNKLAELGPQGMLETLQQLANGTAKPEVQSEEHVTYAEKLCKEEARLDWNLSAEQLERCIRAFNPWPVSFFMIDDQPVKVWQAECLATQHDKLPGTIISADKKGILVATSDGVLNITQLQPSGKKAMSAQDLLNSRREWFIEGTLLA
- the tsaC gene encoding L-threonylcarbamoyladenylate synthase type 1 TsaC; the protein is MNKSLENSFTLVLDALREQQVVAYPTEAVFGLGCDPDSEQAVDALLALKKRPKDKGLILIADNYQQLLPYIDDSSLTEQQLAHICSFWPGPVTWVMPAKPSTPEWLTGRFTSLAVRVTDHPLVKELCQKFGKPLVSTSANLNGEPPCRLPAEVRLQFGDNFPVIDGDVGGRENPSEIRDALTGNLIRQG
- a CDS encoding DUF494 family protein, producing the protein MFDVLMYLFETYIHNEAEMNVDEDRLTDDLTEAGFHRADIHNALSWLEKLADMQEGGTPSYMLDSDPSALRIYTDEETSRLDSSCRGFLLFLEQIKVLNFDTREMVIDRVMALDTEEFDLEDLKWVVLMVLFNIPGYESAYQQMEELLFEVNEGYLH
- the rsmB gene encoding 16S rRNA (cytosine(967)-C(5))-methyltransferase RsmB; its protein translation is MKTAYNLRSIAAQAISQVLDKGLSLSTVLPGLQKNVSDKDRGLLQELCFGTLRVLPQLEWCLQQLMAKPLTGKQRTLHYLLMVGLYQLMHTRIPAHAVLAETVEGAVALKRPQLKGLINGVLRQFQRQQEELLQRMANNDSRYLHPSWLLNRLKKAYPEQWESIVEANNQRPPMWLRVNRMHHTRDEYLQLLNDAQIEAVAHTEYRDALRLVTPCQVNLLPGFAEGWVTVQDASAQGSVDLLDPQNGEMILDLCCAPGGKTTHILEAAPKAHVLAVDVDEQRLKRVHENLQRLKLSAEVKQGDGREPQVWAGDRIFDRILLDAPCSATGVIRRHPDIKWLRRDSDIAELAGLQKEILEAVWPRLKSKGVLVYATCSVLPDENSQQVAAFLQSHPDATLVETGTLENPGRQNLPHAEDGDGFYYAKLIKS
- the aroE gene encoding shikimate dehydrogenase — encoded protein: MMPSFAVFGNPIGHSKSPRIHALFASQTGIDHTYGTVLAPHEEFEETLRTFFDDGARGANITVPFKERAFAESDELTDRAAMSGAVNTLKKLKDGRLLGDNTDGIGMLSDLERLALLKQSDRVLLIGAGGAARGVILPLLSHGCSVVVTNRTFERAQHLSHIFEEKGDIRAIALADLADESFDLIINATASGIKGEIPAIPEKVLTAQTRVYDMYYQAGLTPFLTWAKNNGVTAYADGLGMLVGQAAHAFYMWHGVMPEIEPVLEQLKKDLLA